The genomic stretch GAGGTCGCGCAGCGCATCGGTACGGGAGACCTGGACGCGACGGTCGGTCCAAGGCGGCGGGACGAGCTGGGGGAGCTGGCGGCCACGTTCGACCGCATGGCGGGAAAACTGCGGAGGACCATGGTCTCCCGCGACTACCTGGACAGCATCCTCCGGTCGATGAGCGATGCCCTGGTGGCGGTCGACCCGTCAGGGAATGTAAAGACCGTGAACCGCGCCCTCCTCGAGATGCTGGGGTACCGGGAGGAGGAGCTGGCCGGCCGCCCGATGGCGGAGATACTCGGGAAGAACGCCCGGGTTCCCGGATCGGGCCGGGAGCGATGGAACGAATCCGGCGTGGTCCGGGACGCGGAGTGCCTCTTCGTCGGCCGGAATGGGGAGGAGATCCCGGTGCGGCTGACGGGAGCTTCCATCCGCGGTCCCGACGGGGCCCTGAGCGGGGCGGTCTACACCGCCGTGGATCTGCGGGAGCGGAAACGGAAGGAACAGGAAGCGAAACAGCAGCAGGCGAAGCTGATCCACTCCAGCCGGATGGCGGCGCTTGGATCCGTCGTATCGGGGGTGGCGCACGAGGTCAGCAACCCGAACAACGTCGTCATGTTCAACGCGCCGCTTGTCCTGTCCGCGTGGCGGGATGCGGCGGAACTCCTCGATCGGCAGCACCGGGAGCGGGGCGATTTCCCTATGGGGGGATTGCCGTATTCCGAGATGCGGGAGGCGGTGCCCCGGATGATCCGGGGGATCACCGAGGCTTCGGCGCGGATCAAGAACATCGTGTCGGCCCTGAAGGATTACACCCGTCAGGAGAACGACCATCCGGGGAGCCGGTTCCACGTCAACGACGCGGTCCGTTCGACCGTGCAGATCCTGAACCACGAAATCCTGAAGGGCACGCACGAATTCCGGGTAACGTACGGTGAAGGGGTGCCGCCCGTGGAGGGGTCCGTCGCCGAGCTGGAGCAGGTGATCCTGAACCTGATCCTGAACGCGCTCCAGTCCCTCCCCGACCCCGGCAGGGGGATCCGGGTCTCCACATCCTTCCGGGAGGAGACGGGGCACGTGGTCATCGCCGTGGAGGACGAGGGGAGCGGAATGCCCCCGGAGATACTGGAACGGATCACGGAGCCGTTCTTCTCCACCAGGCTGGAATCGGGCGGGCTGGGCCTCGGACTGTCCATCTCCCGGGACATCATGGAAAAACACGGGGGGACGTTGACGTTCCGGTCCGACGTGGGACGCGGCACGGAAGCGTGGGCGTCGCTGCCGGCCGCGAAGCCGGAGACTACTTCCGTTCCCGGGAAAGTTTCGCTTTGAGGGCCTCCCCCAACGAGCCGAGGGGCGGGGTCCCGGCCGAGGAGGAGAGGTAGTTCCGGTAATCGTCCGCTTCCTCCTCGCCGGACCCGGCCGTCTCCGCGCCGGCGAGCGACAGGGCGATCCGCCGCTGGGCGGGGTCGACGGAATCGACCTTCACCTCGACCGATTGTCCCGTCCGCACCGCCTCGCCGGCCGATTTCAGCCGCTTCCCGCCGCCCAGCTTCGAGACGTGGAGCAGGCCGTCGACCCCTCCCCCGAGGGAGACGAACGCGCCGAAGGCGGTAACGCGCGCCACCTTCCCCATGTGCCGGGAACCGGCCGGGAACCGTTCCGCGGCGGTCTCCCACGGGTCGGCGAGCGTTTTCCGGAGGCTGAACGTGAACCGCTTCTTCGCCCAATCCAGCCGGGTGATCGCGACCTCGACCTCCTGGCCCACCGCCAGCGCGTCGGAGACGTTCTCGACCCGTTCCCAGCCGATCTCCGATACCGGGAGCAGCCCCTCGATCGGGCCGATGTCGACGAACGCGCCGAAATCCCGTATGGAGGTGACCTTCCCGCGGACCACCATCCCCTCCGAGAGGGTCGCCATCGACTCCTCCCGCTTCCGCGCCTCTTCCTCCTCCAGGAGGACGCGGCTGGACACGACGATGTTCCGTCCCCGCTCCCCGAACTGCGTGATCCGGAAGGAGGCGTGCCTGCCGACCGGATCCTCCGCGCCGCGGCCGCGGGGAAGTCCCATCTGCGAATGGGGGCAGAACGCCCTGGCGCCCCCGGCCAGCCGGATCTCGTAACCCCCCTTGATCTCCTTCACCGCGGCGCCGTCCACGGGGATCCCGGAACGCCACGCCTCCTCGAGCTGCGACGTCCCGGCCGCGCCGCCTCCGATCCGCGTGGTGAAAAGCATCTCGCTTCCGTCGGAGGAGACGAAGTACGCGGGGAGCGGATCTCCCTCCTTCACCTGCGGCTTCCCCTCCTCGTCCGCCAGCTCCTTCGCTGCGAGGATCCCTTCCCCCTTCCTCCCGAGGTCCAGGAAGATCCACTCGGAAGTCACCTTGATCACCCGGGCGACGACCTTCTGGCCCGGTTCGTACCGCGCGGGCGCGACGAAATTCCGGTCCAGCAGATCGGCGAAACTCTCCTCTTCCCGTTCCTGTCCCGGCGTTTCCGGCGCGCCCGCCCTTCCGTCGTCCGATCCCATGGAACCTCTCTCCGCCCGGCGTCCGCCGTCCGGCGCCGGGATGTTCTGCTACGTCAGCAGCTTCGCGAGCCGGTCGCGCTGCCTTGCGAGCCGCTCCTGTCCATCCTCGACCGCGTCGAGCACCGCCTCCTTCGAGTCCTTGGCCAGATCCTTCCCCTGGTCGAGAAGCCGCTCCGCCTTCTCCTCGATGGTGTCCACCATGCCGGAGACGCTCTCGGCGAACTCCCCGACCGCCCCCTCCGCCTTCTTCCGCGCCTTCTTCGCGTACCGGGCGATGTCCTTCCGCGTCTCCCTCCCGGACTGCGGCGCGAACAGCAGCGCCACGCCCGCTCCGAGGATCGCCCCCGTCACCACCAGCAACGCCCCCGTCAGCAATCTTCCGTCGCTCTCTTCCATGGGCCACCTCCGGTGTCGGCTCTATCGTCAGTGTACCGCTTCGCACACCCCGGAAACAGCGGTACGATGGGGTACATCCCACGGAGGAATCCGGAGAGAGGGAGTTCCCGATGAAGGCGATCGTGGTGCGGGCGTTCGGCCCGCCGGAAACGATGCGGCTGGAGGAGGTCCAAAATCCCGTCCCGGGTCCGGGGCAGGTCCTGGTTCGAGTCCGGGCCGCAGGGGTCAATCCGGTCGAGACGTACATCCGTTCCGGCACGTACGGTCGCGCGCCCGCGCTTCCGTACACCCCCGGAAACGATGCGGGGGGAGTCGTGGAGGCGGTCGGCGAAGGCGTGCGGGGGGTGAAGCCGGGCGATCGGGTGTACACTTCCGGGACGATCACGGGCGCGTACGCGGAACTCGCCCTTTCCGAGACTCCGATGGTGCACCCGCTGCCGGCCAATGCGTCCTTCGCCCAGGGGGCCGCCCTCGGCGTGCCGTACGCCACCGCCTGGCGCGCCCTCTTCCAGCGGGCGAACGCCGTCCCCGGGGAGACGGTCCTGGTCCACGGCGCCAGCGGGGGGGTCGGGATCGCCGCGCTGCAGATCGCCCGCGCCGCGGGGCTGCGGGTCGTCGGGACGGCGGGCACGTCCGAGGGGATCGGCCTGGTCGCTCGCGAAGGGGCGCACCACGTCTTCGACCACCGGGAGCCCGGGTATATCGAGCGGGCCATGGAGATCACGGGTGGGCGCGGATTCGACGTCATCCTGGAGATGCTCGCCAACGTGAACCTCGCGCGGGACCTCAAGATCCTCGCCATGGGAGGCCGGGCGGTCGTGATCGGCAGCCGCGGTACCGTCGAGATCGACCCTCGCGACACGATGGGGCGGGATGCCTCGATCCTGGGGATGTCCCTATTCAACATGCCC from Deltaproteobacteria bacterium encodes the following:
- a CDS encoding NADPH:quinone reductase translates to MKAIVVRAFGPPETMRLEEVQNPVPGPGQVLVRVRAAGVNPVETYIRSGTYGRAPALPYTPGNDAGGVVEAVGEGVRGVKPGDRVYTSGTITGAYAELALSETPMVHPLPANASFAQGAALGVPYATAWRALFQRANAVPGETVLVHGASGGVGIAALQIARAAGLRVVGTAGTSEGIGLVAREGAHHVFDHREPGYIERAMEITGGRGFDVILEMLANVNLARDLKILAMGGRAVVIGSRGTVEIDPRDTMGRDASILGMSLFNMPAADRRTVHAALGAGLSNGTLRPVVAREMPLSSAAESHVAVMSPGARGKIVLVP
- a CDS encoding YtxH domain-containing protein, producing MEESDGRLLTGALLVVTGAILGAGVALLFAPQSGRETRKDIARYAKKARKKAEGAVGEFAESVSGMVDTIEEKAERLLDQGKDLAKDSKEAVLDAVEDGQERLARQRDRLAKLLT
- a CDS encoding PAS domain S-box protein, which encodes MRISRKLSLGFVTVATLVGLMGIAALRAGRQITETFAGGDDRFRSIVSAAMEVGRFDKDAETHLLLYLALNDPIDRKKYQEKLLGLAQNIAILDSRVRIPEARRILEDIRSEATALRVTGDALLAARDRGASEGRFVPERHGDRILALDRAAASLREASLRLADFETDFLNRQAAITAGTHAGSYAKRAESHLIMYLVLRNPVDRRKFYERHSSLLEELAVLKERVNDEEGMRILADIESGAVRLLSSGNALLLARDAEIARAGKVDPAEQGERIREFHRVAHEAQESTVRMVGHMVDAEKGLRDAPYRKAADIEREVFVFMGVSVALALSFGLIFSRSLSVPIRRLGEVAQRIGTGDLDATVGPRRRDELGELAATFDRMAGKLRRTMVSRDYLDSILRSMSDALVAVDPSGNVKTVNRALLEMLGYREEELAGRPMAEILGKNARVPGSGRERWNESGVVRDAECLFVGRNGEEIPVRLTGASIRGPDGALSGAVYTAVDLRERKRKEQEAKQQQAKLIHSSRMAALGSVVSGVAHEVSNPNNVVMFNAPLVLSAWRDAAELLDRQHRERGDFPMGGLPYSEMREAVPRMIRGITEASARIKNIVSALKDYTRQENDHPGSRFHVNDAVRSTVQILNHEILKGTHEFRVTYGEGVPPVEGSVAELEQVILNLILNALQSLPDPGRGIRVSTSFREETGHVVIAVEDEGSGMPPEILERITEPFFSTRLESGGLGLGLSISRDIMEKHGGTLTFRSDVGRGTEAWASLPAAKPETTSVPGKVSL
- a CDS encoding S1 RNA-binding domain-containing protein, coding for MGSDDGRAGAPETPGQEREEESFADLLDRNFVAPARYEPGQKVVARVIKVTSEWIFLDLGRKGEGILAAKELADEEGKPQVKEGDPLPAYFVSSDGSEMLFTTRIGGGAAGTSQLEEAWRSGIPVDGAAVKEIKGGYEIRLAGGARAFCPHSQMGLPRGRGAEDPVGRHASFRITQFGERGRNIVVSSRVLLEEEEARKREESMATLSEGMVVRGKVTSIRDFGAFVDIGPIEGLLPVSEIGWERVENVSDALAVGQEVEVAITRLDWAKKRFTFSLRKTLADPWETAAERFPAGSRHMGKVARVTAFGAFVSLGGGVDGLLHVSKLGGGKRLKSAGEAVRTGQSVEVKVDSVDPAQRRIALSLAGAETAGSGEEEADDYRNYLSSSAGTPPLGSLGEALKAKLSRERK